Below is a genomic region from Sinorhizobium meliloti.
TTCTTCATAGGCCCTGTAGATGGCGAGGAAATCATCGGCTTTCAAGCTCGCGCCGCCGATCAGGGCGCCGTCGACATTGGCAACGCCCATGAGTTCCTTCGCATTCGAGGGCTTGACGGAACCTCCATAGAGGATGCGCATCTTGCCGCCTTCCGCGCCGAAGCGCGAGACGAGCTCGCGGCGCATGAAGGCGTGCGCCTCCTCGACGTCGGACACGGTGGGCGTCAGGCCGGTGCCGATCGCCCACACGGGTTCGTAGGCAATCACGGTATTTTCGGCCGTCGCCTGATCCGGCAGGCTCTCGGAGAGCTGGCGCTTCAGAATATCGAGCGTCCGGCCGGCCTTGCGCTCCTCTTCCGTCTCACCGACGCAAACGATCGCGACGAGATCCGCTCCATGCGCGGCCTCCGTCTTGGCACGCACCAGTGCGTCGCCTTCGCCATGATCGGTGCGCCGTTCGGAATGGCCGACGATCACATGCGTGCCGAAGCAATCGGCGACCATTTCAGCCGAGACTTCGCCGGTATGGGCTCCCGACTGTTTCTGGTGGCAGTCCTGCGCCCCGATCATCAAAGGGCTGTCGTCGCAAAGCGCGGTCGCAACGTAAAGCAATGTGGCGGGCGGGCAGATCAGGGCGTCAACCCTCGCGGAAAGGTCGCCTTTGACGCCCTCGGCCATTGCCTTGATCTGGTCCAGAGACGCACGTGTTCCATTCATCTTCCAGTTGCCGGCGACGAGCGGGCGGATATCGGGCGTCATGGGATCTCCTCCAGATCAGGTCTCTTCGTCTCGGCAAGCGGCGTAGCAAATCGCTCGCGTAAAAAAAAGCACCCAGGCGGATTATTCCGGCGCCGGCGGTACAAGCTCTGCGGAATACGTCGCCCCATAACGCTTTGCCGGCTGTCCGGCCAAATGGCGAATCGACCGGGCGAAAGCGAATAAAAACGAGGCCGCGGGCGTCTAATCGGAGACGCTCTACCATCACGTAGACGTACGCGCCGGGCGTCGGAGTCTGCCATGCTGCGCAACAGCGAGAACGGGTTCGGAACGGTGACGATCGCCCTTCACTGGACGATCGCGGTTCTGATCCTCGGGCTCATCCTCGCCGGCTTCGTCATGCGGCGCATCGAGATCGACCCGGGTCTGCAGTTCTCCCTTTACCAGTGGCACAAGTCGTTCGGCTTCACCGCTTTGGGACTGGCTGCGTTTCGGATGCTCTGGTGGCTCGTGGAAACCAGCCCGGCAGCTTCTCCGACCCTTGGCCCGATGGAGCACATGGCCGCACGGGCCACGCATCTGTCGCTCATCGCGCTCGCACTCCTCGTGCCGCTGTCCGGCTGGGCGGTCGTGTCCGTCTCGACGCTGGCGATCCCGAGCTTCTATTTCAACTTGATCATCATTCCGCATCTGCCGCTCCCGAAATCCGGGACTTCGGAAGCGTTCTGGGCCCTCGCCCATGCAATGCTCGCCTATGTGACGCTTGGCCTGGTCGCGATCCACGCGGCGGCGGCATTCTATCACCATCTCGTGCGGCGCGACTTGGTGCTCATCCGCATGCTTCGCTCCGGGTCGATGCCGCGCACCGGCAGCACCGTCAAGACTTCCGGAAAGGACGACACCGTTGTCGAGAGGAAACGAATATGACCAGCTCAGGCAAGCAGTCCATGGCAGTGACCCTGCCGCTTTCGCTCCTCGCCCTTGCCCTCGCAGGGACGCCGGTTGCGGGGGCGAAAGCGCCGGCGCTTGCGGATGCTGCCGGGACCTACCGCATCGCGAGCTCGTCGAGGATCCAGTTCAGCGTTGGACAAGTGGGTGGCAGCGGCGGCATTGCCGGCAGCTTCACTAAATTCTCGGGCATATTCCGGATCGATGGCGACGACGTCGGGCGATCCTCCGTGGAGTTCACGCTTTTTCCGGAGAGCGTAAGGTCCACCGAGCGCCGGATCGAGGACTTCCTGCGCTCCAGCGCAGTGTTCGATGCAGCCAACCACAGGACCGTGACCTTCCGCTCCACCGGCGTCAGCCAGACCGGCCCGGATGCCGCAACGATCGAGGGCGTTCTCACCGCCCGCGGCAAGAGCCGCAAGGAGCGCTTCGACGTGAGGCTCACCGATTGGAACAGGCGCTCGATTTCCTTCACGATCCGCGGCAGCATCCGCCGCTCGCCCTACGGCATGACCGTCGGGACGCCCATTTACTCCAACGTCGTGGAGTTCGACATGAACATAAGAGGGCAGAAGCGTTAGGTTTGCCCGGGCGCCAGGGCCGTGCGCCGCCAGAAGTCCGAGACCATTGCCGGATCGCGCAGCGCCTCCAGCCTTTTCCAGGCGGGAAATGATGCTTCGAAGATGGCTGGGCTCATGCGGAAGTCCTGGCACGGATTGACCGCACCGCCGGCCACGACGGCAATCTCGTCGAGAGCGTCGAGCAGCTTGACGGTGGCCTCGCCTTGATTGGCAAAGTCCATGGTCAGGGCGAAGCCCGGTCTCGAAAAGGAGAGAAGCCCCGGGGAGGCTATGCCACCGAAACGGTGCAGCTTCGTCCGTACGGACCCATGACCGGCACGGCGGGCTGTTTCGAGCAACCGCGCCGTGGTCTCCGGCGCGGTCGCAACGGGATACACGCTTTGATGCTGGCAGAGGCCACGCCGCCCGTAGAGCCTGCGCCACCCGCCGATCGCGTCGAGAGGGTGAAAGTAGGAAGTCCACGTCTGCGTCGACACGGTCTCACCACGGTCGTGCTTGCGAAAGCGGTATTCGTTCAGCATTTTCAGCGTCACGCTGTTGAACAGACTGAAGGGCGGCGAAAAAGGCACGGCGAGCCTCGGCCCCTTCGGGATATCAGGATATTCGCAAGCGCCGTCGGCGTGATCCGCGGCGAACAGGACGCCCCTCCCCATGCGCCGTCCCGTCGCGAGCTGGTCGAGCCAGGCTACGGCATACTCGTGCTCCTCTTCGGCCCATTCGGCCAGCGTGAAATATCGATCGAGACTATCGAAGCGAAGCACGTGCCGCTGGACATGCGGCGACGGCACCTTCATCAACCGAAGCTCGACGTCGAGGATCAGCCCGGTCAGTCCCAGGCCGCCGATCGTCGCAGCGAAGAGTTCTGCATTCTCCTCGGGCGAGCAGACGAGGCGTTGGCCCGTCGAACGCAGCAAGGTCAGGCGCCGGACGTGATTGCCGAAGGAGCCGCGCGCATGGTGATTGCCACCGTGGATGTCGTTGGCGACGGCGCCGCCGACGGTGACGAGGCCCGTCGCCGGCGTCACGGGAAGAAAGAAGCGATGCGGAACGGCGCGCGCCAGCAGGTCGGCAAGGATAGTGCCGGCCTCGCAGCGAATGGTCCCGCTCCCCGGATCGAAAGACAGGATGCGGTTATGCTTCCTGCTTTCGATAAGGGTCCCGAATTGGTTGCGGCAAACATCGCCGTGGCTCAGGCCATTGCCGACGGGAAGAAACGCCATGGCGGCCACCGAGCTTATGCCGTCCTCGTAGTCATCGGGTGAAACGGTCGGTCGAGACCGGTTTCCAAACCGACCCGCTTCCTCGAAATCGTCCATTCTCATTACCGCCGTCAACTCCACAACCGATCGCCTAGCGGTCAAGGATCCAGTTCAGCGCCTCTCGCCAGTCCGTCATTCTGATCGGAGTTCCATGCGAACCTGTTTCGAACAGGACGAAACGGACAGGATAGGCCTTCGATCTGAGGCTGCGATAGAGCGCGACCTGGGACTCGGCCGGATAGACGCTGTCGCGGCTGCCGTGGCTGAAGAGTATCGGCAGCCGCGCGCTGTAGGCGGCACTCTTGCGAAAGTCGGGGTCGGCGGGGCCGCCCATGATCATCATGCCGCCAAGGGCCGAGACGGCTGCCTCTTGGCGGGCTATGCCCCAGCAGATGAAGCTTCCCATGGAGGCACAGGAAAGGATTACCGGCCCTCCGCCGGAACGCTCCGCTGCGAAACGGATCAGTGCCGAAACATCCGCTACGCCCGCAGCATCGAAGGACCTGACGCTTGGAGCGTAATAGGTTCCGCCATTGACGACAGCCAGATTTTTGAGGCGATTGAAATTGCCTCCGAAGGCGAAATCATTGGCACCGAGACGGCGGTCGCCGCCGCGACCATGAATAAAGATCACGGTGAATGCGGCGCCGCGATCGGGGCCGACGCGGGTGACGTCAAGCCCCCGCTCGCCGAAACCGAGCGTCTCGTTCACCTGCACGCTCTTGACACCGAGCGACACGTAAGCGCGCTTCACCCGCCGCTCGGGTATCTGGTCGCGCTCGTTGATGTCGCGTAGTTCCTGGTAATCGACAACGCGGAAGTCGCCGCCATCCGCCTCCTGAAGCAGTTTGCTATAGCGAAACAGCGCGTCCTTGTAGGGCTTAACGGGTTCGGCCCTTGCGGAAACGGCAAGGCTCGCGAAAAGAAGCGCGCCGATCAGATGCCGTATGGAGAAAAGAATTGTGGACATGGACACCCGATCGGCTCCCTCGTTCGGCGCCTGCCTTGCCACCGGCGCCTCGGCCAAGCAACACTGGCGCGGCAAATCTGGCTCATTAAAGGGTATTTCTTCCTCCGGGGCATCGAAATTCGCCTTTTGTTCGCTCTTCGGGCGAGACTCTGGCAGAATTCCGGTGATTCGCGCGACAAAGGATGGCGGCCGCGCCGCGGTCTTGCTATGGCCTAGCCGACAATTAGACAGGAACGATCTGAACGCTTCATGGACGACAGCAGCGACCTTTTTTCCGCTATGCCCCAACAGCCGAAGCCGGCGGATGCCGCGCCACGCAAGCCCGCGGCCCCCGCCGCCGGTAACGAAGCGTCGCGCCCCGCACCCAAGACGAGCGACGGCAGCGACTACGACGCCTCGGCAATCGAAGTGCTGGAAGGTCTGGAGCCGGTCCGGCGCCGTCCGGGCATGTATATCGGCGGGACGGACGAAAAGGCCCTGCATCATCTGTTCGCCGAGGTCATCGACAACTCGATGGACGAGGCGGTCGCGGGACACGCCAACTTCATCGACGTGAACCTGGACGCCGACGGCTACCTGACGGTGACCGACAACGGCCGCGGCATCCCCGTCGAGAACCACCCGAAATTTCCCGGCAAGTCGACGCTCGAGGTGGTGATGACGGTGCTGCATGCCGGCGGCAAGTTCGACGGCAAGGCCTATGAGACCTCCGGCGGCCTGCACGGCGTCGGCGTTTCCGTGGTCAACGCACTGTCGGACGACCTTGAAGTCGAGGTTGCACGCAATCGCCGGCTCTATCGCCAGCGCTTCTCCCGCGGCATCGCGCAGGGCGGCCTCGAAGACCTGGGTGACGTACACAACCGGCGCGGCACCAGGGTCCGTTTCCACCCCGACCCGCAGATCTTCGGACCGCATGCCCGCTTCGAGCCGGCGCGGCTTTTCCGAATGGCCCGCTCCAAGGCCTATCTCTTCGGCGGTGTGGAAATCCGCTGGTCCTGCGATCCGGCGCTCCTGCCGGAAGGTTCGGAAATCCCGGACAGGGCCGTGTTTCATTTCCCCGGCGGCCTCAAGGACTATCTCGCCGCCACGCTCGGCAAGGAATTCACGGTCACCCGCGAGATTTTCGCCGGCAAATCGGAAAAGTCCGGTGGCCACGGTTCGCTCGAATGGGCCGTCACCTGGTATGGCGGCGACCAGCAGATCCATTCCTACTGCAACACCATCCCGACGCCCGAAGGGGGAACGCACGAGGCGGGTCTGCGCATTGCGCTGACGAAGGGGCTCAAGAACTACGCCGAGCTCACACAGAACAAGCGCGCTGCGATCGTCACCACGGACGATGTCATGATCTCTGCGGCAGGCATGCTCTCGGTCTTCATTCGCGAGCCGGAATTCGTCGGTCAGACGAAGGACAAGCTGGCTACGGTGGAGGCGCAGCGCATCGTCGAAAACGCGCTTCGCGATCCTTTCGACCATTATCTCGCCGACAATCCGGCAGAGGCGGCCAAGCTTCTCGACTGGGTGGTGGAGCGCGCCGAGGAGCGTGTACGCCGGCGCAAGGAAAAGGAAGTCAGCCGCAAGACGGCGGTCCGCAAGCTGCGCCTGCCGGGCAAGCTCGCGGACTGCGCCCAGAATACGGCGGAAGGTGCCGAACTCTTCATCGTCGAAGGGGACTCGGCCGGCGGTTCGGCCAAACAGGCGCGCAACCGCGCCAACCAGGCGATCCTGCCGCTGCGCGGCAAGATCCTCAACGTCGCCAGCGCCGGCCGCGAGAAGCTCGGTGCCAATCAGCAGATCGGCGATCTCGTCCAGGCGCTCGGCTGCGGCACGCGCTCGAAGTATCGCGAAGAGGACCTGCGCTACGAGCGCATCATCATCATGACCGACGCCGACGTCGACGGTGCGCACATCGCCTCTCTTCTGATCACCTTCTTCTATCAGGAGATGCCGGAGCTCATCCGCGGAGGCCATCTCTATCTCGCCGTGCCGCCGCTCTATCGCCTGAGCCAGGGTTCCAAGACGCTTTATGCCCGCGACGACGCGCATCGCGAAGAGCTGATGCGGACGGAGTTCAATGGTCGCGGCAAAGTCGAACTCGGGCGGTTCAAGGGCCTCGGCGAGATGCTGCCCGCGCAGCTCAAGGAAACCACGATGGACCCGGCCAAGCGGACGCTCCTCAAGGTCGAAATCGACGATGTCGACTTCGAGGGCACCCGCGATGCCGTCGACAGCCTGATGGGAACGAAAGCCGAGGCCCGCTTCCGTTTCATCCAGGAGCGCGCGGTCTTCGCGGACAACCTGGACATCTGAAACTCGCGATCGCCCCTCACGCCTCCTGCCGAACCGGTTTTTCCATGAACAGGCTCAGCGGATCAGGTAGATAGCTGCCGAAGGGCGCACACTCCACGTAGCCGGATGCCTTGTAGAGACCGATCGCTTCCGGCTGATAGATGCCGGTCTCAAGACGGATTGCCGTGAGACCGAGCTTTGCCGCTTTGGCTTCGAGAACCGATAAAAGCAGCTTGCCAAGCTTCAGCCCCCTCGCCTCCGGGTCGACGAACATCCGCTTGATCTCGGCCGTACCGTCGCCCGCTTCGACGAGGCCACAGCAGCCGACGACTTCGCCGTCACGGCGGGCCACGAAAAAGGATACGGTGGGCTGCTCCAACTGAGACAGATCGACCAGATGATTGCTTTCGGCCGGATAGAGCGATGCCGCATAGGCATCGGACAATTCCAGAAGGCGAATAACGGCCGGCTGGCGCGGCGACTCTTCGGCGATGGTTACGGCGGTCATTTCAGTTTCTCCATTCGGTCCCGTCCGGACGCACATGATTTCAACGCTCTAATGCCGAAGATCGCCGGGACCAATACGCCAAACGACGCAATTTCGCAGCTACTACAATCAATCCGCGTAACGGGGAGAAACAATTTGTTTCGGCGCCCGCCGGCTTTTGCCCTTCTTTGGAAAGAATCGGACGGCCATAAAAAAGCGTCGTCATCATCTGAACGGAAGAGTGACCATGAAAGCCGCCCTGATCGTCATGACCATTCTCGGTTGCGACGACAACATTACCCAATGCCATTACATCTCGACCGTGAACGGCGACTGGCCGTCGATCGCGCAGTGCGACACGGAATCGCAAAAGGAACTGCCGCGGTTCTCCGACAGGAACTACCCCGTCGTGGTGGCCGTGTGCGAGAGCTCAGGGCCGGGCATGACGGCGGAAAGCGAGCCGGTTCCGGAGCTGAATGCAACGCTTCCGGCTCAGCCGGGCGTGCAGCAAAACACAACATCAACGGCAGAAGGCGGAGAACCAACCTTGCCGAGGCGCGCCCTGGCATTGATCAGCGGCGCCGTACCCGACCGGGAGAAACTGAAGGCGATCGTCAGTGCACCGGTCCACTACGTCGAAGACGGCTATTCCTGGGTGGCGCGCCGATTCGGCAATTGAGGTAATCAAGCCGTCTTACGCGGCCTGGCGGGAGAGCAACAAGGCGTAGTTGCGCGCCCTCTGCCGCTGCTCGGCAAAAGCCAGCCGCTCCGCGAGTTCGGCGACGGCGTGATATGCGCCGAAGCTTCGGCGGCGAAGGCGATCCGAAAGTCTGGCGGCGACGGAGAGGGAGGCTCCATCGTGATCCGCATCTGCCTCGCATTGGCAGAACAATACGGCCTCCGAAAACATTCCGCTCACTTCACGGCCAAGCCCCGCAGTTTCGAGGAGAGCCCTGATCGAGTGGAATCGCCCGCCCGAAAGGATCGACCGGACGCGCTTCTCCGGGACTCCGGACAGATCCACGATTGCCGCAGAAAAAAACTCCGTCCTGCCGCTGCAAAGCGCCGTCAGCAGCAGAGCCGGCGTCAGGCGGCCGGTTTTGCGGAGAGCGGCAACCATCCGCTGCAATTCCTCCCGCGCGGAGGCGGAGGAAAGCGTCAGCGCTGCCGCGTCGCAAGTCTCCCGCACGACACGCTGCGCCCGGTCCTCGCCGATAACGGCGCGTACCAGGTCAGACGCCGCAAGCGCCGCGCCGGCTTTTTCGGCGAGGGTCTGGCGCGCGTCGCTCGGCAGATCATGACGCTCGAGCAACAGGCCGCGGGCGGCCACGCTATCGCCGAGGCGGTCGGCAATTCGCCGCAACGAGCCCGGAGAAAGCCTGGCCCCCGGATTTTCCAACAGGATGAGCACCTCTTCCTCGCCGCCAATCTCGGCGATGGCAGCCGCAACGGCGCATGAGACGTCGCTGCGGGAGGCGATCAGCGCCCGCATCTCCGCGCCGCCGTCCGCCGCCATGTCGACAAGATCGTCGTCATTCAAGACCGGTGAGCGGGAAATCGCGATGTAGGCAATCTCGGGCTGGTCCTGCGCAAGCGCCTTGATGATCGAGCGCGGCACAATCGGGCAATCCGCCAGCGCCTCGGCAAGAGACCGCCGCACCTTGGGCGAAGGATCGTCGAGGAGAAAGGTCATCGCCATTTCGACCGCCTGCCGATCGATGCCATTCACATCGGCCTGAGCAAAGGCACGACCAAGCGCACTGGCAGCACTGGCGCGTTCGCTGGCTTTCGCCGTTTCCACCCAGCGAAGAAATGCTTGTATGATCACCTATGCCCCACTAGTCACCCGAGCAGCCCCATGCTCGAAGCCTAGCGGCCAAAGGTTTAAGATTGGTTCACCATGTCTGTTAACGGCGCGCAAACCATCCTACCGCTCCTGTATCTGCCGGCCGGCGAACCGGTGCCTCGCAGGGAGATCCTGACCGCCTTCCGAGCGGTCGTGATTGCCGGGAGCGAAACTGGCCTGCCGCCCTCGGATCTGCCTCGACAGGACGCCGGCTGCCTGTTGCTCGCCCGAATCGAAACGAGTAGCGATCCCGGTGAAGACGAGCTTGCCGCTTTGATCGGCAGCGGCTTCGACGGCGTCGTTCTGGCCGGATGCCGCGGCCCCGCAGACATTCAACGGCTCGATGTGCTGCTCAAGGTCGCCGAGGCGGCGGCCAGCAAGCCCCAGGGCCGAACGGTTATTCTTGCGGAATACGCGACGACGCCGGAAAGCGTCCTGTCGCCTCACTCGCTGGCGGGTGCCTCATCGCGCCTCTCGGCACTGGTGTTCGATGCCTCGGCCCTGGCCGAAGCGTGTGGTTGCAGGCGCGTGACCGAAACGGGCGACGTGCCGGCTGTCGTTCGAGCCGGCCGTGCTGCGGCAGTCCTGAGAGCCTGCGAGGCCCGCATCGCGGCTTACGACATGCTGCCTATCGACGCCGAGGATGAGGCGACCGTGCGGCGCCTGTGGAAAAACAGCGTGGAGAACGGCTTTTCGAGCGTTGCCCTCCGCTCGCCGCAGCAGATCGACCTTCTTGCCGCTGCAGGCGTCGTGCCGGAAGTCTAGAACCTGATCTAGCGAACAGGCCGCATCATCTCGAAGACGTCGCCGCCATCGCAATAGTCCATGTAGCCGAGCCGGGCGAGCGGCTTGACGGTCGCCATGTCGAACCGCCCATCGCGGATGGCCTCCTCGCGGATGTGAATGCCGACCACTGCGCCGATGACGACATAGCTGTCGGAAACGACGCCATCGATACCCTTGGGCCGGAAGATCTCCGTCATCCGGCATTCCAGCGCCGCGAATGCCTCGCCCACGAAGGGAGCCTTCACGAGCGTTCCCTCTACAGGCGTCAGTCCGGCGATCTCGAACTCGCTTTCACCATGCGGGGCGGCCACCGAGGTGAGATTGACCGCCTCGCTCAGGTTGCGGCTGGCAAAGCTCGCGGTGAACTCCCCGGTCGCCTCGATGTTGCGTACCGAATCCTTGTAGCCGCTCGAGGCGAACATCACGAGCTTCGGCCGGTCGCTGATGGCGTTGAAAAAGGAATAGGGCCCAAGGTTCAGCGCCCCATCGGCCCCGCGCGTGCCGATCCAGCCGATCGGTCTCGGCGACACGATCGCCTTGAAGGGATCGTGCGGCAGGCCGTGCCCGTTTCCGGCGGTGTCGTAGAACATCAGTCGCCCTCCCCGACCCAGGTGACGATCTCCTCGAGTTCGGGCCTGGGGCGCTCCGTCGGCGGCACCATTGCAGTGCCGATGTGAATGAAGCCCGCAATCTTCTCGCCCGGCGCCACGCCGAGCAGCGGATAGGCCCGTTCCTCGAAGGCATACCATTCGGTCAGCCAGTTCGAGGCGTAACCGAGCGCATTTGCGGCCATCAGCAGATTGAGGCAGACGGCACCAGCCGACATCTGCTGCTCCCATTCCGGAATCTTGAAATGCGGCGCCGCCTTGCTGACCACGGCGACCACGACCGGCGCGCGCGTCAGCCGCGCCTCCTCGACCTTGATCATCTCTTCCGGCATGTCCGGCTTGGCGGCAAGCGCCATCTTCTTCAGTTCGGCGCTGATGCGCGCCCTCTCCTCGCCCCGATAGACAATGAAGCGCCACGGCGCCAATTTGCCATGATCCGGCACGCGCGAGGCGAGCTTCAGCATTTCCGCGACTTCCGCCTTGCTGGGTCCTGGCTCACCCATCTGAAAGGCCGGGATGGACCTGCGGGAGGCAAGATAGTCGACAAGCTTTATTTCGGTTTTCATATCGAGCGAATTCCACTAGTTTGCCGCCGCATCGGCAGCCACGAAAATGCCATACCGGCGTCCCAAGTGGAGTCACCCAGTCAAGAAGTCAACTGCTCTCATGCGTCTCCGTCTTCGTATTTTCCTGAGAACCGTTCTGGCGATCACACTCGCCGGGACCGGTGCGGGACGAGCGTTTGCGGAGGACCCCACAGACGCCTTCAAGAGCTTTCCCTCGATCTCCGGCACGCAAAAGATGCCGAAGCTTACCGGTTTCAGCCCGCTCATCACCGATCCGACGCAGGGCGGCCAACTGAAGGACGTGGAGCTCGAGGCGCTGCTGACGGATAAGGGAAAGCCGGTCCAATCGGGCCTTACCTGGCGGGTCTTCAGCCCCATTCCGGGCAGCGACGGAAAGCTGCCGCTGCTCGCGACCTCCGAGGGCGGCTCCACCGCTTTCAATCTCGTGCCCGGCGAATATTTCGTCAACGTCGCCTTTGGCCGGGCGGGCGCGACCCGCAAGATTCGCGTGCCCGAAGACGGCCCGCTCGACAAACAGGTGCTCGTGCTCGATGCCGGGGGCGTCATGCTGAACGCCGTCTCCGGCAGCGATGTCCGCATCCCGCCGAACGAACTCAGCTTTTCGATCTTCTCTTCCGACGTGAAGGAGGATGGCGAGCGCGGCCTCGTGGTCGCCGACGTGAAACCCGGTACGGTGGTTCAACTCAATGCCGACACCTATCACGTCGTGTCGAACTACGGATCGGTGAATGCCGTCATCCGTGCCGACATCCAGATCGAAGCCGGCAAGCTGACCGAAGCGACGATCCAGCACCGCGCCGCGAAGCTGACCCTGAAGCTCGTCTCGGAAGCCGGCGGCGAAGCCATTGCGGATACCGCCTGGTCAATCCTCACTTCCTCCGGCGACGTCGTCAGCGAGAGCGTCGGCGCTTTCCCGACCCTCGTCCTTGCCGAGGGCAGCTACACGGCGGTGGCGCGCAACAAGGACAAGATCTACCAGCGCGATTTTGCCGTGAAGGCAGGCGTCAATACCGACGTGGAAGTGCTGCTCAACGGCAACGGCGAAGCCGACCAGGCCGCGGAAGCGCAGGACTGAAGCCCGCCCCTCATCCGCCTGCCGGCACCTTCTCCCCGCAAGCGGGGCGAAGGGACAAGCAGCGGTCGCCCGATCATCTTTCACGCCGGTTGCTGCAGCGGGACGAGCGTGCCGCTTGTCCCTTCTCCCCATCAAGATGGGGAGAAGGTGGCGGCAGCCGGATGAGGGGCAGCCGCGTCATGAGCGCGCACTTACGGAAAACCGTTACACGCTTTTCCTGGAATTGCTCCTGCGCTTGAGGTCCGGTGCCATGGCTTCGGCGGAGAGCGAAGCAACGGCCTCGTCCAGCGAC
It encodes:
- a CDS encoding nitroreductase family protein, with translation MKTEIKLVDYLASRRSIPAFQMGEPGPSKAEVAEMLKLASRVPDHGKLAPWRFIVYRGEERARISAELKKMALAAKPDMPEEMIKVEEARLTRAPVVVAVVSKAAPHFKIPEWEQQMSAGAVCLNLLMAANALGYASNWLTEWYAFEERAYPLLGVAPGEKIAGFIHIGTAMVPPTERPRPELEEIVTWVGEGD